A part of Larkinella insperata genomic DNA contains:
- a CDS encoding C40 family peptidase, translating into MKQIFTGFLLLLLVSANGFAQSIGQIIEAVQKQYAPDKRVAIFNVEADSSGNLTGFTNLPEAKQALLSQLKAADRPVVDQIQLLPSPALGEKVYAIVNVSVANLRTNARHSGELATQALLGMPLKIWDKDRSWYQVQTPDQYISWTDSGALQLMTKADYDQWQAAEKIIYTSPFGFVYSESGKRSQTVSDIVAGDMLALVSEQRQCYQVRYPDGRTGYVLKRDAQRLDRWQAMARPTEDALVSTAKSLMGIPYLWGGTSVKGMDCSGFTKTVYMLNGQQLPRDASQQVNVGELIETPGKNFSQLRPGDLLFFGEPATLDKPERVVHVGMWIGNNEFIHASGQIRISSLDPAAPNFDAYELNRFLRAKRVAKTSVQ; encoded by the coding sequence ATGAAACAAATTTTTACCGGATTCCTGTTGCTTCTGCTGGTTTCGGCCAACGGTTTTGCGCAATCCATCGGCCAGATTATCGAGGCCGTTCAGAAGCAATATGCACCCGACAAACGGGTTGCCATTTTTAACGTCGAAGCCGACTCCTCGGGCAACCTGACCGGCTTTACCAACCTGCCCGAAGCCAAACAGGCGTTGCTCAGCCAGCTTAAGGCGGCTGACCGGCCCGTGGTGGATCAGATTCAACTGCTGCCGTCTCCGGCTTTGGGCGAAAAGGTGTACGCCATTGTTAATGTATCGGTGGCTAACCTGCGCACCAACGCCCGCCATTCCGGCGAACTGGCCACGCAGGCCCTGCTGGGCATGCCGCTGAAAATATGGGATAAAGACCGGAGTTGGTACCAGGTCCAGACGCCTGATCAATACATTTCCTGGACGGATTCCGGCGCGCTGCAGCTCATGACCAAAGCCGATTACGACCAGTGGCAGGCGGCCGAAAAGATTATTTACACGAGTCCGTTCGGCTTTGTGTACAGCGAATCCGGCAAGCGTTCACAAACCGTATCCGACATTGTGGCCGGTGACATGCTGGCACTGGTCAGCGAGCAGCGCCAGTGCTACCAGGTGCGCTACCCCGACGGCCGGACGGGCTACGTTCTCAAGCGGGATGCGCAGCGGCTGGATCGCTGGCAGGCGATGGCCCGGCCCACCGAAGATGCGCTGGTCAGCACGGCCAAAAGCCTGATGGGAATACCGTATTTATGGGGTGGCACGTCGGTGAAAGGCATGGATTGCAGCGGTTTCACCAAAACCGTCTACATGCTCAACGGCCAGCAGTTGCCGCGCGATGCCTCGCAGCAGGTCAATGTGGGCGAACTGATTGAAACCCCCGGCAAAAACTTCAGCCAGCTCCGGCCCGGCGACCTGCTGTTCTTCGGCGAACCGGCCACCCTCGACAAACCCGAGCGCGTGGTTCACGTGGGCATGTGGATCGGCAACAACGAGTTTATTCACGCATCGGGGCAGATCAGGATTTCGAGCCTGGACCCGGCCGCCCCGAATTTCGACGCCTATGAATTAAACCGGTTTTTGCGGGCGAAGCGGGTCGCCAAAACAAGTGTGCAGTAA
- a CDS encoding helix-turn-helix domain-containing protein, which yields MSVSVPVYKLQAFPRHEPNALFYMTRLEKLVQEFKGIDKPHSHTFYLVMWITRGSGTHTIDFKTYPVAAHQLYFLTPGQVHSWQLSADIEGFNLFFEANFFRSRFGSRLFQYPFYHSHQHQPLLEVAGSPGLFQDLFQYAWQEYDAHLPNRSEVFLSFVHLILETASRLYTEQRPTVDTNLYDRIRQYEELLERQFLTVREVSQYADQMNLTPNYLNAICKKVLGKTASQLLHERQVIEAQRLLTHTAQSIKEIGFQLGFEDPSYFVRFFKKHARQTPAEFRQTLLA from the coding sequence ATGTCAGTATCCGTACCCGTCTATAAACTCCAGGCATTTCCGCGGCACGAGCCCAACGCGCTTTTTTACATGACCCGGCTGGAGAAACTGGTGCAGGAGTTTAAGGGCATCGACAAACCGCATTCGCACACGTTTTATCTGGTCATGTGGATCACCCGCGGAAGCGGTACGCACACCATCGACTTCAAAACGTACCCGGTAGCGGCTCACCAACTCTACTTTCTGACGCCGGGGCAGGTACACAGTTGGCAATTATCGGCCGATATTGAAGGTTTCAACCTGTTTTTCGAAGCCAATTTTTTCCGCAGCCGTTTCGGGAGCCGGTTGTTTCAGTACCCGTTTTACCATTCGCACCAGCACCAGCCGCTGCTGGAGGTGGCGGGTTCGCCGGGGCTTTTTCAGGATTTGTTTCAGTATGCCTGGCAGGAGTACGACGCGCATCTGCCCAACCGGTCGGAGGTTTTTCTGTCGTTCGTCCACCTGATTCTGGAAACCGCCAGTCGGCTGTATACCGAGCAGCGGCCCACGGTCGACACGAATCTGTACGACCGCATCCGTCAGTACGAAGAGTTGCTGGAACGGCAGTTTCTAACCGTGCGGGAGGTAAGCCAGTACGCCGATCAGATGAACCTGACGCCCAATTACCTCAATGCCATCTGCAAAAAAGTACTCGGAAAAACCGCCAGCCAACTGCTCCACGAGCGTCAGGTGATTGAAGCGCAGCGCCTGTTGACGCATACAGCCCAGTCGATCAAGGAAATAGGTTTCCAGCTGGGCTTTGAGGATCCTTCCTATTTTGTTCGTTTTTTCAAAAAACACGCCCGGCAAACGCCCGCGGAGTTTCGGCAGACACTACTGGCCTGA